The Tubulanus polymorphus chromosome 4, tnTubPoly1.2, whole genome shotgun sequence genomic interval atataatataatttgaAAAGAATAACTAACCAGTCGTAACATAGGCTTTAGTTAAGTTCATAAAGGCTGTCACCGACCACACCACTGGACCTATGTCGTTCCAAGCTGTTGAGTTTGATAAAACCGGTCCTAAAGTCTCCAACATGGCAAAGAGGCTgcaacataaaacataaatacGTCATGagagatttgaaaatttcagacACAAAACATTTTCGCTAGATATGATACACTTATCAATTGAGCGGGATCTTTGAACAATATCTGAGTTTGAACGCATACACTTCATACATAATAGGGTCAAAAAAACATCTCAATTCATATCAGGAATTAGATGGTTAACTGAGTTTGTCAAATCTAATTTCAGCAACTGATTcctttagattttattttgaagtagCACGCTCCTGCATTGCAGCCGAAAACAaatgttttgtagtttttgtCGAAGTAAgattgatgataatgattcaaaaaaGACCGACGACGTACATGGATCGACCGAACGAGTCATGGGTATCCGGGAAGTGCATCATATTCTTGAGTTCGGACCATTTCGCCGGGTTGATAGCTTTAAAACTTGCCAATACAGACTTCGGGATAAGCTGCGTCGATTCGTAAACCATTCCGCACCCTCGCCATACACGCTCAAACTTCTTATAGACCAGGTACGGATTCACGTCAACCAACAAACTGATATCAGTAGAACGCATCATCTCAATATACTTGGCGAACTAgatatttaaaagatgaaaacatattgaTTTGTAGTACCGGTATTTGCATTAAGGTTCATATTCTCAGGTTCACTCCGACTCCGTCATACATTATTCCAATTTCACCAAACAATGCTCCGATTTCACAATAGTTATAACAGGTTCCCTACAGATCaatcattcctggatatatgGAATTTTCAAGGAAAAAAATTCAGTAATTCCCAATTCAGTAAACTTTTAtttggtaaaaaaaaaattgtccaattgaactgatttctaaGCGTAGTCTACGGTACTAATTGCCTTTTTCTCAAAGTTGAAAGAGTTTTAAAGAAGTTTCaggtatttttttcaaattcttcaagcaccgttaaaagcattttccatttagaaGTAGTTTTAAAGGAATCGAGGAGTCGCATTAATTTAATTATTAATACTCAGATAATCCGAAGTTTTGCCGGCTagaatgattttagatatCAGTTTACCTCTAACTGCAGTCCGGGTATGTCGGCTTTAGTTACGACTTTTCGCTGCACAGCGTTCCAATCGATACTACACACCACTTGTTTGATAGCATACGACATCAACTCATTCGCGTCGCACATCACCGTTTTCCATTGAACGTTATCCAAAAGAGCCTGAAACGATGAAGAAAGcaagaaaatctgaaatccTTCCAATACGGGAACCACCGTTTTCATCAGTTGAGACGGTGAACTACAGAATATAGATGAAACTACAGAATAAAATTTTCGCACTCAATAAATTGTATCGGTATACAAGCATTTCAAACGTTATAAAAGTAGGAAAGTAAGATGTTCTTGTAGAATATCTATACGTAGgcttatatttcaaaagagCCGCTGGTATTCAATTCAGACGAATATAAATCATCAATCGCTACCTGCAAGAGCCTCATCGGAACAGCCGGTTGAGAGAATCTATGCACAATACTAGCGATGTCACCAGCGCTTAATGCCGATAACTGTATCATAGCGGTACGAAACTGATTCTGCAAAAACAGATCATTCAGGGTGGTTTCGGTTTCTGAAAAGTAAAAGTAAAAGTAAAagtaaatatcattgataaacTAAGAGATATAAAGTAAATCTTTACACAGGTACGTATGTATGTACGTATGTACGtatgtacgtatatatatatgtatatatatatatatatatatatatatatatatatatataattacgCGATTTATAGCTTCGAATCAGCTGCAACTGACGGATATCCTTGCGAAGAGATCAGTTACTGATGTGAATTCAAAGATTCTCAGTCAGGATGTCTCGTGAATGGAGGAAAAAATTCACTCGGCCCGATCAAAAAATGTAATCAAAGGTAACGATCGGCTATGCATAAATTTGCTAGTCAGTTGTCTTACGGAGATGCAGGAGACATCTATGCTCTTGTGTCTCAAGCATATACCGTAAGAAAATTCAGGATACAATTAACGAACAACTATAGAGCagaataaccacactcaaacgtagAGAATAAGTGAGAGAGATCATCGTACGAAACAATGTATTTTTGTTGGtagaattatgagatttttcACTTGATTCCCTGAAAATAGCACTTTTTCTATGTACGGTATCACTCGAATTGTCTTTGTATTAAGACCAAATAAAGTAAAGTCGTAAACCCATGCAGTTAATTAACTACCGGcaatgacattttgaatttttcattgaatgaatTCTCGGTTTTAAAACTGTACGTAGTGGGTTTTTACTTTATCCTTTTTCATGTATAGGTTTTTCTTGGATCGGATCATCAGTCGCACAGAGTCTTAGTAGCAgacgttttttgttttttttctttacttACGCAGTATCCTATCAGTTAAATTCAACAGTAGATCACCGGTCGAATAGATTTtatacaaattcaattcataagaTCCATCGCGGAGAGACGCCTGCATTATGTTATGAACGGAAGCGAGCGCTACTTCTATCGTCCTGcgaaaaaatatcagaaatgttAATGATACGTACGTTATATTTTGGCTTATAAATTCGTAACaattttttctccaaaaaagaagaaaaaccGATGACTCTTAACAAATGCATCATTGATAATTATCTTATCAAATAACAGTTTTAGATTCGACCCTTGACATTAAAGAATTGCAAAGTAATCGAATATAACTATGACTCAATCATATCAAACTCTTTTGTCCTTCAAAACACAATCagacaatttaaaaaaaatcaagaattaacCAACTCCTGTCACTCCAATAATTTATACaactaaggctaaaaaaatgacACCTTGTTTCTCAAAGTCAACTGGGCCATTTTGTAAACTACAATCAACAGTAGAAATGCCCAAAGTAGAAAAGGGCACCTTTTTACAATACGAGGTAGataattcaaaacaaaaagCACAAATTCTTCAAGATTTTGTCTTTATTGCCCGGAAACTACATCTCAATGCAGTTAAAATCCTAGAAAGCACTTCGCGTCAGGACTTTAATTGCTTCGAATTTGCTGCAAAAagcagattttcaaaatttcagaatgccctttttattttcaaaatacccTTTTATAAGTTGTGCTACCTTCAACAGTGGTcactggatccgcccctgatcaaattagtaatcagttcatttctatagctgccagGTTCGTTAAGGTTAGCTTgaacatgatttcaaaatggtaatgtacagggtagatggACGGCCGGCCGGGTGAACTTAAaaactcagcagaaatgagaaacaagatatcaatttatttcagCCTAAGTTCTTTAATTGgcaacatttttattacagCACTTGATAAAAGATCATTGTTTGGACCCTGTCTAGTATGAGGGAGGATTTCTGCAACGTATTCTTcctatttcaatgaattgatatttgatacgttttcgtatcgcCAATTAAGACCTGTACGTACACAAAGGCGGCTGGCATTTTTCCAATCAGTATACATACGTAAATGTCATGAAAGTTTGAATGCAAACCTGATATGTTCATTCGTTTTCGAGAATTCTATTTCGAGAGAAAAAAACTTTGCCCACAGCCACAAGTATATCAAAAAGCAGGCTTCCACTCGTGGCTTTAGAATTAGAAAGGTAATTCATGAAAAGATATGGTATGTCACAATGGATCGAATTCTATGTCAATCCAAACTGATTTGTACTTAGTATTCGTCTCAATTGTGAGAAAAAGGGCATCAATATAAatggaatatttcaaattaggtGCCTAGtacaatgaaattcaatttctagttATACTCATAGTAAAAAAAAGTGTGGGTATCTTTATCTTAGTGTTATGAACGCAGCTAAACTCAAGTCTGATCCTGCTCAAAAGTCTGATCCTGTTCGAAAGGAAAACTGCCATTGGGGACCACACCCGTACACAAAgaacaaactttttaaaaattagcTCAATACAACCTAGACAAAAGCGAAATTCAGAAAGCATTAATGCGTCATATGATTCCACAGTCCACACAGACGCACAGTTGCCAATATTTGAAGTCTTTTAAAGCACTTATAGTGAATACAGCGACGAAGCAGTTGACATTGAATAAATACTGAGTACTACATGACAGTTTTCATAACATGCTTATAACTTGTCTGAAAATCAATATGCCGAACTctaaaaatatatgtttagcTAAAGGGGTGTATGTTTCATTTTAGACCGTCTGAAGAGATTCTAGTATTATAATTACAATATCATGTGTCCTTTCGTTTACAGCGGTATGTCCAATCAGGGAAGTGTAATGAGTCTCATAACACTTCCCTGACATTCATGTCCAGAAATTACACAGAACACAAAGTCAGTAACTTCCGGAAAATTTTTCTCCGGAATCGTGCCAGAAATTTCTGGAGGATATCTGGCCGGGGATGGGTTAGATGGATAGAGGTTAGGGTTACGATGGTAAGGGTTTAGATGtgttagggtttagggggttagggtttgatgcgttagggtttagagggttagggtttcgtTGGTAAAGGTTtagggggttagggtttagatgTGTCAGGGTTTAGGGGGTTAGGGTTTCGATGGTaagggtttagagggttatGGGTTTCAATGGTTAGGGTTTAGACCAAAGACACTTTCCAGAATATTCCGGAAAATTCTGTTATGTGTAATTTCTGGACTTAACTTCACTTCCCTGGTCCAATATAACCTTCACAGCCCAGCGCTTATTGCCAAGAGGACTATAATGTCCTATAAGCATGCTAAGGTGTATCTTAAGCTACGCTCTGATCGGGTTGGGTCATTAAGTCGACCTGAGCTTAGCCTAAAGCATCCAATTTTAAAATTCCATAAGAATGCCACAGAAGATTGAAATTAGTGAACATTGATTCGGGGAATGATAACTACCGGTATGTAAGATGAATGCCTTCTAAATGTATATAGTACATGACTGAACTGCAACCTCTCAGATGATGGAACAAGACGGAGAAATATCAATCAGAAAGCTGGCCAAAGTACTCAAGGATTGACACGGCAAAAAATAGTTGCACTTATGTGTTCAATATTCCCATCACtatttttttaccattgcacctattaactgttaaacaattctAAGTGATACGTTGCTTGGCAACTAGTCATGCAAGCTAAATGGATTGTTCCACTCGTATTAAGCACTCTCATAGCCTAATAATAACGTGCTTAATAATGACGGCCAAAACTTATCAgtaaaaaataatcattgCCGATTAAGTAAATTCCTTCATCTCGCAACGGGAACTGAGTCCGAGGCATTATTAGCATGTATCTTTTTTCcaatgggataccggcaatGCCACTGAGGGAAGCGaagcttcaatttcttctacatttcaattgaattcgaGTCAACTTATCcgattagtaaatcaattttcagtgaaaccAATACCATACAATGAGTGAGAAAGGCAATCTTATGTCTATCCGATGactcgtttgataattttcgaaTTCGGAAGCCTaaaattcaagttcaaatttcattgaaaatgaactgattttcactacgaATAACCCAGTGTTTTGTTGTGTTGGTGAGTGTTTCTGGTGATTGCCAGTATCCCATTGATGGGAAGGACAGGATATTTTGATTAAGGATTTATATTCACGATTTTCACAAACCTGTTCATGTCCGAGGTGccattattgaaaattagtttctCAAATTGACTCCAGAGATTTTCCAGCGAAATCTTCGACAACGGTTCGAATAGCGGTTTGAACAGATCGGCAGAAGCGATCAATTTCTCGATGAATGTTTTCGCGGTGAATACAACGTCGGTCCAGTTCATCGACCCCTGGAAGGGCTTCGATTGGTAGGACGCAACCTGaaagaaattataaatcaGATTCTTTTGTAATTCTAAGGAAATCTGTCTTACGCAAAAGAAAAATCGATAATTGCGGTTTAACACTGATTGCATGCTTGTTTTCATATACACCAGACTACAGGGTCTGGAGACATGCACAGAGTTAATCATCTGCATCCAGACACTAACTTCTCATGTCCGGGCCATCCAGAAAAccagaaaactaacttgaaagtttattgacgccttaaGAAATAACACATGTATTGCGTGATATTGTCGACAAACAACAAATGATGTAATATAAATCATATCGTATCAAGGAACTTatggatttgaatatacatgtatcgataattgaatctAATTGAccagcaaccagtctagccttGATATATTGAAGATGTAGCGCATGTATGCGATAAAACCTCCGCATCTCTCcgcgataaaatgaatatcaaaatttatcaaaaataaaagagttatgaaatattattaattacaaaataaacgcctAAATTTACggttgtaattgttatttagaaacgccaatattgatgacgtagtgcatgCACATCAACTCACACAAAACCCCTTAAATAACACtaactaggtatcaatgtatataaacattattgagtaataatttttttacggCCTCAAAAAACATTAACAAGACAGCCCATAAAACGAATGTATCCAAAACATACAGACCATGACAAAGAACAACCACAGCAGACATACCTGTTGCATAATAGCATCAACGTCGAGTTCAGTGGAGAATTCTTTGACCAGCTCCGTTATATTCATTCGACAAATCATCGCCTGATACCGACGCAGTTGCTGTACGTCCGTACCCGGAGTAAACGTCCACATCGACACGAAACCGGGATCGACGCAGAACGCACGATGGAGAGCTACGGGCTTGTCCGGCGAGTTATCGATTACATCCAAGACCGCTTTAAACTGCAAAAACACAAATCATTCGAACTGGACTAAGGAAAAGAATCTTGGCAAGAAAAAAGCTTTGGATATTTCATACTTCTTGAATAGTTCTTGAATAGTTTCATCCATACTGATAATGAAAACCAAGGGCTCGGGTATATAACAGGTAAAATTACTGACAGTAATCAGCTGTCTACACTCATCCCCTATATCAACTATATATGAATCGACTTAAAACACCCCAGACGTAAGACTTTCATCACCACATTTGCAAAAGATTACACCGAGTAAATGCAGGGGTATATCTAGAAAATAGAAGGGACCCTCGCGGCATCCATTTTTTTCGAAAGATTTATTCGTTTAGATTGCATTTCCTGCGtttgaattcattattctCAAATGAATTTTGGTATGATTCCTTAcattttctcaatttttttattcaatattcTGTACTCGGATAAAAAAAAGGAGGAATGCACCCTAAATCCTCCCCCTGGAATGTCGGAAGGGAAGCGGATCCAGGCTTTAGATTGGTACTTGCATTGCCAAAGACAAGACAAATGTCAATTGGGTGTTTCTTCTCAAATGTAGTCAATGGAAGGCTACAATACCAAACATCAAAGTCCAGGAGTTTGAAACGAAGTAGCTAATAATGATTTGTCATATTGAATAATGTTAAAATTCTTAGAGCACGGAGAGGCATGGCTGAGTTTATGAAAAATTGTACAGTAGATAAATACAAACCTTTTGAAGGTTTAGCGTTGCAGTTCCCATAGCAACAATTGAGTCAGTAGTCATTTGAAGAGTCTTTTTCAGGAATTCCTGTAATTTTATGGATTTGCCAAACATATTTCCAAACGTCAATTGCATGGCTGTAAAAACAATGAGATATTTGGTTTTTAGACATTAAATATTAATCACATTTTATGAAGTGCAATAAATATCTGCAGGCGGAAAGAGAAAGCTGTGAaaaacagtatttaaaattacGTAAGCCTCAAAATTCTATACCGGTAAATTTCATCTATGAATTTCATGATACAGTTCATTGAAATGACCTGTAATCGTAGGAAACCATGACTAAAAGCAAAACCTTATAATACAAGCATAAACAGATGCGGAGCCCAATCACGATTCAAGTCAAAAAGTAgccaaaatcataaaatattttatccaATACTTTTTCCAAGAAAAAAGGGTTTTAACTAGCACCATGCTAATCAACAAGAGTAGAAATGCATGGTGAATTATAGTAATATCAACCCCGGTGCTCGCGTTCTAAGATCAAGAACCCTCCCTTAAATtggagtacaaattaattttatcaaacaagtcaatagtatatacaaaataaatacatgctAAGGTCCAGAGGACATTACCAGCAATTACaattattatagaaatgacAGCCCTCCCTTGAATGAAACTAACAAATCATAAACGAAAATTTAAGTCAACGCTGTTTACAAAGCCGAATAATGAAGCTATGAGCAACCATAAATCTAAATGATTTCAAGAATTCAATTTAGTTTTGTGTATCTATAATTTCTTTTGGTGAGAAAATGGC includes:
- the LOC141903247 gene encoding uncharacterized protein LOC141903247, which encodes MQASLRDGSYELNLYKIYSTGDLLLNLTDRILQTETTLNDLFLQNQFRTAMIQLSALSAGDIASIVHRFSQPAVPMRLLQALLDNVQWKTVMCDANELMSYAIKQVVCSIDWNAVQRKVVTKADIPGLQLEFAKYIEMMRSTDISLLVDVNPYLVYKKFERVWRGCGMVYESTQLIPKSVLASFKAINPAKWSELKNMMHFPDTHDSFGRSILFAMLETLGPVLSNSTAWNDIGPVVWSVTAFMNLTKAYVTTEAKLVTNMKNMVGYTIKYGPDVLKAFAETMMIPEKTKKLMTVRDWPKMLCSEKEFRSYFTLPQNVPVAYMQNMLCSLNLDFLKTYFVNNYQNAYVDWDYTKKLMITYMTTPAGVNPAYNWTDMIRMSELVYSSVKNLPDMMMITPDDMKRYDVVFQQMKMMAGNFNKSRQVSAYSPF